The DNA region CACACCTTCTGGCAAGTTCCGCAAGTCAACGTCAACGGAATTATAACCGCTTTTCCCCCGCAGAACATCCTGATATTGAAGTTCCAGTCCGTCGAAGCCAACAAACTCATTCTCGGTATATACAAGACCTGGGTCCTTTTGCTTTTTATTGGCCTTATCAATCTCTTCGTACTTGTTCAACGCTTTGGAGCTTTTGAACTTTTTAAGATAACCAATCGTTTGAACGGCTACCGTATCCGGATCATAGTAGCGCACACTTTCTTCCACAATCTGAATCCCCTTAAATTCATCCTTGTGCTGTAGAAAGTAGGCCACTTCCTCATCGGACAGATCACTCTTGATCAGACGCGGCATGAAGCCATTGGATTTGCGGGAATTGAGGTCCATCTCTTCAATAATTTTCTCCACCGTAAGATTCTCGGAATCCTTTTTCTTATACTGCTCAAACACATCATGCAGCCGGGTTGCGATGTCCTCCACTTCCGAAATATTCGGATTTGGCTTGCCATCCACATCTCCATAATTTTTGTATAAGGTCAGATACAAGGATTGAATCGGCTTGGAGTAAGCAAGCTTCACCTTACCCGTGGAATCATAAATGGTTCCTCTTACTGGAGCGAGGGGTACGTCTTTGGTAATGTTGCTCGCTTCCTCCTGACTCAGCTCAGGCCCCTCCACGAATTGCAAGAATGCCAAACGTACAATAATAACGCTAAAAATAACAAAGGAAGCGAAGAAAAATACGTTCATCCGGGAACTGAAGCGCCGTTTGTCCGTAAGTTCATCCTTCTCTTTTGAATGGTTGTTCATTCACCCTACCTCTTTCATGACTTGATGCATACCGTCCAGGCTGTACAGCCTCGGCATGATAACCAGGCAACGTCGTCATCTCCCGGACCCGTGTCCGGCGTAATCTTAAGCGGATTGATCTTTCAGATGGGTATCGGCAAAGTTAGGCGGATTGAACCAGTCGCCACTGATCGCCCAAGTGGGATCAAGCGGTATCCAGCTTTCCGAATCGCTCAAATATATTTCATTCCAGGCATGCGGACCGTATCCACCCTGCCCATTATAACCAAGGCCTGTGACCACTTTAACTTCAAGCCCCTGCGAACGAGCCATGACTGCATATAGACGAGCGTAATCGATACATACGCCTTGACGTGTATCAAATGTATTTTGTGGCGTCTGCTCGTGCCATATGCCCTTTTGCTCATAGTCATCCACTTTACCATAGTCATATTGAATACGAGAACCTACCCAGTCATATAATGCCCTAGCTTTGGCTTCATCTGTTGTTTGACCCTTCACAATTTCTTTTGCCGCAGATTCAATATCCGCCGGAATGTTATGGTCAATGACTTCATATTTGCGTTGCAGGATTCCGCTCAGTTCCTTCTGAACCGCCTGAGTAAAAACCGGCAACTTATCCTTGATGAATGTACCGGATAATGGCTCTATGACCGATTTGGCCCCTTGCATATAAATGGGCGAAGCTTCTACATAGCGACTGAACATGCTGCCCGGATAGAGACTGACAATCATGAACAACACGGCAATCACAATCATCCCGCGGACTGATCCAATGACTGTACCAATCACAGCACCCGTAAAGCGGCTGAAAAATCCCTTTGGTCTGCTCTCTTGCTCTCCTGAACTGTATCTTCTGCTGAAAATAAGGGAAGAGAGCAATCCGAGAATCAATCGGATGAAACCATAACTAAGTACAAATAACACGGCAAACCGCATCAGCGGAAAATCAGCAATGGCCGTAATCAATGTATAATACATCTGCTCCCATCGGTTCAGCTCACGATTTGGCATGTCTGCAGCATGTACAGACAACCATTGCTGAACATATGGCGCCAGCCACAATGTTAAACCGATGGACAATAGAATGCCGATGACCGCCATAATACCATCCATGAGGAAACCAAAGAGTCTTCCAGCCGAACGTGAAGCTCCTCTGGACCATCCCTGCAGCAATGAAGCGGCCACAATCAGCAACAGCATAATAGTAATGCCATTAAATTCTTTTAGACTGTCGAGCCAACTTTGCAGCACGTATTCATTCCTCCTTTACTACGAAGCCGGTGCTGTCCCGTTCTCTTGTGCCTGTTTGACAAAAGTTCGTA from Paenibacillus sp. JNUCC-31 includes:
- a CDS encoding transglutaminase domain-containing protein, giving the protein MLLLIVAASLLQGWSRGASRSAGRLFGFLMDGIMAVIGILLSIGLTLWLAPYVQQWLSVHAADMPNRELNRWEQMYYTLITAIADFPLMRFAVLFVLSYGFIRLILGLLSSLIFSRRYSSGEQESRPKGFFSRFTGAVIGTVIGSVRGMIVIAVLFMIVSLYPGSMFSRYVEASPIYMQGAKSVIEPLSGTFIKDKLPVFTQAVQKELSGILQRKYEVIDHNIPADIESAAKEIVKGQTTDEAKARALYDWVGSRIQYDYGKVDDYEQKGIWHEQTPQNTFDTRQGVCIDYARLYAVMARSQGLEVKVVTGLGYNGQGGYGPHAWNEIYLSDSESWIPLDPTWAISGDWFNPPNFADTHLKDQSA